One genomic window of Streptomyces sp. WP-1 includes the following:
- a CDS encoding enoyl-CoA hydratase family protein: MTTTIGRARTRGVETLSLDATGTRNALSASLVAALADALAECGKDPDVRAVVLTHTGTTFSAGADLREPPHPDALVALLRQLVELPKPVLARVTGHVRAGGLGLLAACDLAFAGAAATFAFTEVRIGVAPAVISLPLLPRADPRALARYYLTGERFGPEEAVRTGLLTAAAGDVDEALAPALEGLRRSAPEALAETKRLLTARVLETFDRDAAGLTALSARLFGSDQAREGMTAFLEKRDPAWVV, translated from the coding sequence ATGACCACGACCATCGGACGCGCGCGCACCCGCGGCGTCGAGACCCTCAGCCTGGACGCCACCGGCACGCGCAACGCGCTGTCCGCGAGCCTCGTCGCCGCCCTCGCCGACGCGCTGGCCGAGTGCGGCAAGGACCCGGACGTACGGGCCGTCGTCCTCACCCACACCGGCACCACCTTCTCGGCCGGCGCCGACCTGCGCGAACCGCCGCACCCGGACGCGCTGGTCGCCCTGCTGCGGCAGCTGGTCGAACTGCCAAAGCCGGTCCTCGCCCGGGTCACCGGGCATGTCCGCGCGGGCGGCCTCGGCCTGCTCGCCGCCTGCGACCTGGCCTTCGCCGGCGCGGCGGCCACCTTCGCCTTCACCGAGGTGCGCATCGGGGTGGCCCCCGCGGTGATCTCGCTGCCGCTGCTGCCGCGCGCCGATCCGCGCGCCCTGGCCCGCTACTACCTCACCGGGGAGCGCTTCGGGCCCGAGGAGGCCGTGCGCACCGGGCTGCTCACGGCCGCCGCCGGGGACGTGGACGAGGCCCTGGCACCCGCCCTGGAGGGGCTGCGCCGCTCCGCGCCCGAGGCCCTGGCGGAGACGAAACGGCTGCTCACGGCTAGGGTGCTGGAAACATTCGACCGGGACGCGGCCGGCCTGACCGCGCTCTCGGCCCGCCTGTTCGGCTCCGACCAGGCCCGGGAGGGGATGACGGCCTTCCTGGAGAAGCGGGATCCGGCATGGGTGGTGTGA
- a CDS encoding 4-coumarate--CoA ligase family protein has product MFRSEYASVPPVELPVHDAVLGHAADFGERPALVDGTDGTTLTYEQVDRFHRRLAAAFAEAGVRKGDVLALHSPNTIAFPTAFYAATRAGATVTTAHPLATAEELAKQLRDSGTRWLVTVSPLLTTARRAAELAGGVREILVCDSAPGHRSLIDLLGTAAPEPDVAFDPAQDVAVLPYSSGTTGVPKGVMLTHRQIGTNLAQLQSIAPTGPGERILAVLPFFHIYGLTALMNAPLRLGSTVVVLPRFDLETFLAAIERHRITGLYVAPPIVLALAKHPAVTRYDLSSLQYVLCAAAPLDAALARACARRLGLPPIGQAYGMTELSPGSHVVPLDRLHDAPAGTVGKLIAGTEMRIVALDGPARDLGAGEAGEILIRGPQVMKGYLGRPEDTAALIDPDGWLHTGDVGQVDGDGWLFVVDRVKELIKYKGFQVAPAELEALLLTHPGIADAAVVGDHDEDGNEVPHAFVVRRSEGGGPTENDVLLYVAERVAPYKRVRKVTFTGSVPRAASGKILRRELRERL; this is encoded by the coding sequence GTGTTCCGCAGCGAGTACGCGTCCGTCCCGCCCGTCGAACTCCCCGTCCATGACGCCGTGCTGGGCCATGCGGCCGACTTCGGCGAGCGGCCCGCGCTGGTCGACGGCACGGACGGGACCACGCTCACGTACGAGCAGGTGGACCGGTTCCACCGGCGGCTCGCCGCCGCGTTCGCCGAGGCGGGCGTCCGCAAGGGCGATGTTCTCGCCCTGCACAGCCCCAACACCATCGCCTTCCCGACCGCCTTCTACGCCGCCACCCGCGCGGGCGCCACCGTCACCACGGCCCATCCGCTCGCCACCGCCGAGGAGTTGGCCAAGCAGCTGCGCGACAGCGGGACCCGCTGGCTCGTCACCGTCTCCCCGCTGCTGACCACCGCCCGCCGTGCCGCCGAACTCGCGGGCGGCGTACGGGAGATCCTCGTGTGCGACAGCGCGCCCGGGCACCGCTCGCTGATCGACCTGCTCGGCACGGCGGCACCCGAGCCGGACGTGGCGTTCGATCCGGCGCAGGACGTCGCGGTGCTGCCGTACTCCTCCGGCACCACCGGCGTGCCCAAGGGCGTGATGCTCACCCATCGGCAGATCGGCACGAACCTGGCCCAGTTGCAGTCGATCGCGCCCACCGGGCCCGGCGAGCGCATCCTCGCCGTCCTGCCGTTCTTCCACATCTACGGCCTGACCGCGCTCATGAACGCGCCCCTGCGCCTCGGCAGCACGGTCGTCGTGCTGCCCCGCTTCGACCTGGAGACCTTCCTCGCCGCGATCGAGAGGCACCGCATCACCGGCCTCTACGTCGCCCCGCCGATCGTCCTCGCCCTCGCCAAGCACCCGGCGGTCACCCGCTACGACCTCTCCTCCCTCCAGTACGTCCTGTGCGCCGCCGCCCCGCTGGACGCCGCGCTCGCCCGCGCCTGCGCGCGCCGCCTCGGACTGCCCCCGATCGGCCAGGCCTACGGCATGACCGAACTGTCCCCGGGCAGCCATGTCGTCCCGCTCGACCGGCTGCACGACGCGCCCGCCGGAACCGTCGGCAAGCTGATCGCGGGCACCGAGATGCGGATCGTCGCCCTGGACGGCCCCGCCCGTGACCTCGGCGCGGGCGAGGCCGGGGAGATCCTGATCCGGGGGCCCCAGGTGATGAAGGGCTACCTCGGGCGGCCCGAGGACACCGCCGCGCTGATCGACCCGGACGGCTGGCTGCACACCGGAGACGTCGGCCAAGTGGACGGCGACGGCTGGCTGTTCGTGGTGGACCGGGTGAAGGAACTCATCAAGTACAAGGGCTTCCAGGTGGCACCCGCCGAACTGGAGGCCCTGCTGCTCACCCACCCCGGCATCGCCGACGCGGCCGTCGTCGGCGACCACGACGAGGACGGCAACGAGGTGCCGCACGCCTTCGTCGTCCGCCGCTCCGAGGGCGGCGGACCCACCGAGAACGACGTGCTGCTCTACGTCGCCGAGCGCGTCGCACCGTACAAACGCGTCCGCAAGGTCACCTTCACCGGCAGCGTGCCGCGCGCCGCCTCCGGGAAGATCCTGCGGCGCGAGCTCAGGGAGCGCCTATGA